gacggagatacccgaggccgtcgttcttttccgtaaccttctatacgcaattaaagctgtgtattgggAAAGTTTATAagcggaagtgtcagtgacaagggattagtgcCCGCTAATAAGTGtttatatggcttcatggggacaaaaattagtggccgtggccgcgttagacagttggccgcttaatgcacatacattatatagtaaaaacatacggggggaatttggagtggcccgttaaggcaggtggccatttaaagcaggtgactgttcaaccaggtttgactgtaacACTTAAGCCTATAATTGTCAATGCAGATTAATTGGAGGCCGATAAgacaacattttacaaaaacccAACAATCTTGTAAAATTCGTGTTCCTGTCTCATCTGTATTTCAAAAATACCAACGCTATTTTTatacttactgggatttacgtggtagacaacctcagtaaatttcgaattagaaaaaaagtgcaaaaaatgcaaaagatgcatgtgtcataagcgatgtgatatagcagtaagtaagatttaatTCGTTGCAAACAAAGatgttaattttatgtaaagtttttgaaaattttctttttttcttataattgtatcatctggtgcaAATATCGGGCTACTATTTTGAGTGCAGAGTAATATACCTCTACTGCTTAAACATAATGATGATGATTTCTTTATCATATTGATATAGGCATTAAACTAAGAATTATCATTAGAAGAGGATTTACTGCATATGCCCATGAACAAAAATTGATGAATAATTTTTCTGGCTTTCATACATCTTGTGGTAATAATGTGAACCAGGTTTcaggaaaaaaaatctttaaaggggctagacaccagatggtcccaaaatcggcaaatacattatttccacaaatcAAGCACAGAATTGTCATAACAAGctacatcattttacataattagaAGAATATTTTGTCAGTCTCAGCTGAGTTCACAGGTTTAaaagcgcataatggtttcccagtttgtAGTGtctatatttagcatgtgaaagtcatgtgataaGTAGAGATACATAAACATTGCTAGTTTGGGATTTATGTCGTAGACAAaaccagtaaatttcgaattggaaaactatgcaaaaactgcgaaatatAGATGTGTTGTAAGCGATATGATGCATCAGTAAATCGGATTAATTGCCTTGCACAACGATATCATCTTTATGTAAATTTCTgaaatttttctttttttcttgcactagtatcatctggtgtctggTCCCTTTAACTATAAAAGTTTCATTGCTCAGGGATGTGATAGACCTGGCAGCTGGAAGGCTGAAACATTTTTCGGCCATGGGTTTATGGGGCGCTCTTGGGGTCAGGAGTGCACTAATGTAGAAGAAAAAAtagctttttagaagctcttgtgagggctctcctgactttaaatttgaagcaaacttgaatattaacttaaacaactgaaagcatccaaataatttttttcaggtaaaaatttattttttatttattttttgggggCGGGGGGTCTCTGGGGCCATCAGATCCGATTCCTCGAacccgcggacaaatcacatccgcAATTTGCTACACAGGTTTTCAACATCATACCGGTACCACCCTAACTGCCATACCACCTCCCATACTGTAATTCCTATATACTCTTGGGTTTATCTAATCGAATAAACCTATTTTAATCTAGCTTTCTTATCAGATCAATAACAGACAGTACCTGTATATGGTCAGCCAGACTCTCCCGTGACCCAAGCACCTTGTGGCATTTTTGACAAGTGAAGCTCAGCTTCGGCGTGGACGCTTTGGAATGGCAAAGGACTTCATGTCTGAAATAcagtcatataaaataattaaatcatatattatCATTTGGAAGGCTGGTAATAACATGCAGGTAAAATATCTGATAATGCAGTCAATGATTTTCCTGCGTGGCAAGAATTTCATGTCTGCAAAATTGCCCTAATATCCTGATGGCCTttctacacaccaagtttcatggATGTGGCTTTTATGCAGTCAAAAAGTCGTATTTTCGCTGCCTTTGCAACCATGTTTTTGCCTTATGAGCAATAAATTGATGTGAACAATCTCCTAATCACCCTTTGTCCACATACAAAGTTTCATTAACCTAGCTTGCATACACTTTTCGAGTTATTGCAGCATTGAAATTTTTTGGATGGGCAGGCAGACATACGAAGGGAGGGTAAACCTATTGTCATCTCTCCGGTAAACCAAATAAGAAACCTTTTGGTGATACAAGTCAAGTCAATGTAAAAATGCAGCCATGTACCGTTTCAAACATGATTACATTTaagatgtttgtatttttatgttcagGTCAATTTCTATTTACCTTTTAAGGCTGGAGACGTAGCCGAAAGTTTTACCACATCCAGGCTTCGGACATGTGTACGCCTTACTGACATGTTCGTTCATCATGTggtcttgaaaatatatatcacaagTTGCTTTAAAGATCATTATTAATTAGCACAACCTTTTGCAAAAGTCAAGTGGGATAACTCTTGTCTTCTTATGTTATAATGTAAAAtcaacaagggagataactgaAATTTTCAAATTGTAATGGGGAACATCACTCATGTCCTATCAACAAAACTTCTAAGTGTTGTAATACTACGATGGTTTATTTGCTTATTCTGAGAGGAAAGAATATGGTATTTATTTTGCAACAGAGTCACTATCAATCAAACCAAAGCTTATTTGAATTTGCAAGTAATTCTTCCAAATATTTCATTCCTAACACCAGGGTATGATTAAACTGAAATTAGTCTCACAGAAATTCAAGGCGCACAATTTATGGTATAAATTCTAATTATGTCAAGAAAGCTTTATGACTTCTAGTTTATATTctttttacatacataaaataaaattatcacaAAGTCAAGggcaattaaataataaaaaatccaACTTCCAATGGTGAACAGTTTGATTATTTGAGAACCTTGCCCTAGGCCATATACAAGAGTTcaactcatttttttctttctatgtTAAAATTCCATTAACTTCCTTAACACCCCTCGTATACCTAAATTTCCAGTATTTCTTACCAGACAATGTTGATTTAGTGTCACAAACTAGTCCACAAAAATCACATGTATGCTTTACTGGGTGTTCGTTTATTGTGTGAACACAGAGAGCCATTTTGGTTTGGAAAACCTTCGCGCATTGCTGACACGTGTGGTTCCTGTTTTCATCTGTATGGATATCTTCTATATGTGCCTCTAAATATGTTCTGGCCTAAAAGACATAATAGCATCAcacattatgcaccagtcaattgtaaccacgccccccccccccccaggtctggggaatagcggggactttgactttcggtcaagccagCCCCGGGTAAAATCacccgccctgcgggaacgaactgatggtcaaatccccgccaaatgcccccgcccccaggccccaatttctcgaaactttttaagtcccttataacaggattaagctaatctccttatttttgttgttctataaaatgtgttatatttacttcttcaagaatttttagaaattatgaaGGAActatctgtatgattatcagaataaaccattttttatttatcaatatccATTTTTAGTATGTATTCTGGCTAATTTAAGTAAGCGACTAAAGCCTGTTAAGTTTaagatgttttgagaaattggggccaggatGATATTGGGTACGTACACTTATGATTGTAATTCTATTATTTGGGACAATTTTTTCAACtgcattaattttgtttaaatttaattatataagcaCATCATCGAACATTTCACGCTTTAAAATTTACAACAACGTCGTTAATGACGTTGTTAGCcttaacaaagttctaaacaatctgCTCAGTCAGTTTATGTCAAAGTACATAAATTTAATAGCAAAGTTGAGATTCAATTTCCTTCAGTTTCCTAATGAACAcagtatatacacatatttgGACTTTTAAATGCACACTGTCCGTGATCATAATTGAAGTACACTTTGTGAGGACCTCATTTAATCTATTTGTAGATTTATTTAgcttaattaaaactaaaagcACAGTTGAAAGCACACTCACTGAATCTCACCAAGATGTCTTAACTTCCATACCCAGACTAGGGGTATGTGAGTTTTGTTGGTGGCCACCAAGctagacaagtgggtttcctcagAATACTTCCCTTTTCCCCACAGTACAAGAACACACTTTCGTGTAATGACTTGCAAGGATCAGGTCATATTAAAggaaaagtgtttgtttattaaagtaacCCCCCTTTCAGTTAAAGGCCAGCCCGGGCTATAGGACACCTTCATTGGTGAACATCTTTCCCCATTATAtccttaaaaaatattacacaccactgagggtcatatggcattataaggaccggccagttagccaccgaaagtgtattcaccattcaccttcgggggctgactggacggtccttataatgccatataaCACGAAGtgatgtgtaaatatttcttatattatactgaacattttatattatcatttaatatttttaaagcgctTAAGATGTGTTTCATTGAACAAAACTAATAATATTGACTTGCGACAAATTTACGGcattgtgaaaatagcaagccgcacttacccgttgtatgacgtcagcggtccatattacatttttggcaaGGTCCGAACCGcccaaaaatatgatatggaccggtgacgtcataaaactggatttttatcaaaatacagtgatatacggaccgagcgactttatattaaaaatgaagggacacatttatgtaaggtacaATATAATATGATAGATTAAACAGGAAGGCATTTGGTACCCCTTGTTTAACTATTGCTTTGTCAGCAAATGGCAATGTAAGAACAAGCCCCTTTTGAGTCTCTAACCTTTTGACCTCTAACTCCATATGAGGAcaccttaaccacaaggccatgGAGATGGTAATAATAACTGTTCATAATCATTGTGAACTTCATTAAAACAATGACTCACCATGAACATTTTCCCACAAATATGACAAGAGTGCATGAGACAGCCCTTGGATTGGAGCAACTCTCCAGGGACAGGGTTGGATTCCTTGTAAGCACAATACTGCCTCTTGGGGCAAGGTTGCTGGACAGGGGTTGTTTCTCTGACGTCTGGTGTATTCCACACAGTTTTGCTGTGTTTTTGAGCATTCTCTAAAGAGaaatttttttcacaatattaagGAAGCATTAATTTTTATGCCCCTTTTTAACGGGATGGGCATTTCGTAGCACTGGAAATCAGTTTCAGTTTGACTATCAAAATTCAGTTCTACTCAAGTAACCAATTATGGATAGTACAAtcattttttgacaataccttaatTGTAGTTTTGTTCTTGTACAATAACTCGTAATCCTTAACTATGCTTATGTTATGCGTATGTTTGAAGTactttagtgttgttgttgcttttggcCATATTGTTAACGATAACAACTGAACACTTCTGAATAAATACATGAACTTAATGAGAAAACTGGCGGAAATTTACTGAAAGCAAATGACAagaggaaagaagaaaaacaacttgcCGGTTGAAGCAATGATCAATTATAACCAAATAAAAATTTATTGTCACCAATTTCAGGCCAaaccaatcaattttcaattattattcatCATCTGTGcggattttgttttaattttctgatTTACAGCATTATACACTTTCTACCAAAATAATAGCTGTTGAAATTTGGCTTTCTATTGAGTGCAAATATGTACACTTAAACGAGACAACAAAACACTGAACGATTAGATGTTAAATGATCTGACCCGAATCAATACCAATGATTTTCTTGCAATCTTCCGGACAAGTAGCGTTATTGCTTTCCACCACATAAAAAGTTATACTAGAACTATCCAACTCCTGCGGCCCTTCCTTCTCGGACTTTCTTGCAGTTTTCGGCACTTCTCCAACTTCCACCTCCAATGAGCTCGCTGTATCATCAGATATACCGGCTCTCTTCAAGGTCATTACATCAACAATTCTGAGCGAGGGAAGTTCATCTTCTACTTGTATCAAACCTTCATTTTCTTTCCCACGACCTGACTCCTCTCCCAGTGGTGGTACATTTACATCGACACCCTTAATAGATTCCAATTCACTGTCAACTTCAAATGACGTATTTTCCCCATCTTCAAACTCGGTGCTTTTATTGACTGCAAGTTTAGCCAATTTCCTTACTGGACTGCtggtagccaatggtctgttCCCCAGATGTCTGTTCCTAAATAGCCTTCTCCTGGTTTTTCTGTTTTTGCTACTACCAGACATCCCCTCAACTTCTTTATGCTGCTCGACCTCATTAGGACAATGCTGTACAATATTTCCATTGTTACGACCTTTACCATCATTTCTAAACAGTTGGCTGTTTTTACGGTAACCCAGTTGGCTGTTTTCACGGTAACCCAGTTGGCTGTTTTCACGGTAACCCTGCACCATCGAGTTCTCCTTGCTGTTTTCACGGTAACCCTGCACCATCGAGTCCTCCTTGCTTTTATCTGGAAACAAAgtttgcaattttaaaattgGCGTAATTCTAAACTGATTAATTCAATGATTTGGTTAAACTTAGCTTAGCTTGATAAAAACCAAAATACTAGAAAATActcaaaaaaggttttaaaatcaCATGTGTTTGCATTAATAATGTTCTATAAAAGAGCGCACGCAATTCAAAACCCAAAATGTCTACCACCATTAGTTACCatgatttaaatgatgatgTCATGATTTTTAAACCTAGCAAAATTTGCCACAACCAGTATCTCATGAAAATAAGAATTAAAAGTTCTTACATTTTTTCCTGATACAATGTCTTAGGAATTGAGCTTTTAAGTCTGTCTGTCCATCCAGAAACCTGTCCCCAAAGCTTGATGCTAGATGGGAAACTGTATTATCAGCGACACATGCCGTCAGCACAAGGGCTTCGTCCCCAGTGTACTCAGCAAGGAACTCAACCTGTTATATGTTATAAGTTtcgacttattttattttacaacaattgtgaaacaagttataacaattatatattaatcaCTCATGTTTGCTCAATGTCATATGAGAGTGTGGTCATGTGTTGTGGTAGAAACCAGAAACCTGAATGAAATCCACTTCAATATCCCGCTTCAGGtgaacacaaaccaaactcacatgcgcataaatatatacatcattaaaaaaacttaataagAAAAGATGATTTGAGTATCTttgaaaaacattcattaatgATTCCGGTCCACAATTGTGATAATCGACTGCATAATCTCAGAATCGATTATGTGGCTTTATTCcctattaaaatagaaaaagtggtagaaaaagagtataaataattttgtattcatttaaaaagcTTAATCATGTCAttgaaaagtatataaaaaaacaaacaagaatacAACATAAGAATTTGCTCTCATGGTCATTCATTGTTTagaacattaattttacataacttgatgattaatataatcaaaaattaatcaaaatggCTTAATCAATTATTTCTGAACTGATCAATTATGCTTCTACACAGATTTTCAATCCCTATCGATAAGGTCGccattaaaattttgtaaattggATTTGTTGCTTGTCGAGAGTGCctgtcatttttttacaaaaggtcACCATgtccttgacttttgacctgcTGGTCTAAAAATGAAGAGGGTTCATTCTGCTCTCTACAACTAATGTTGATTATTATCGTCTATGTATATAATCGTACCAACTGCTGTATTAAGCATTTAAACACTGTCTTTACAATGGTTGTAAACCCAGGCATCTCTCTGACATCTTCCAGCTCCGTAGCTCCCATTTTACCTCAATTGTTCAGAGTTGTCCAAGatctggaaaaaaaaacaagaaatgataTTCTCGGCCCAATGATTTATAGAAAAAGAAGCAAGCAGTTTGAAACTCCAATTAAAACTCCGAAATTACATAAAAGtcattataaatatgaatttggttcaacactttaaacactataatatattttgtttaaatattgtaaatattatcataGCACGTACAGCGGTAGTCTAAACaattcaacattattttcatgattCTACAAAACAATGGAATGTCCAAACAAGTAACCATCAAAAGAGGAAGGATTTCAGAAAGGGACAGATCTATTCAAGACCTCACTACTATAGTATCAAGTCATTGAATTTTTTAACCCAAAATGGGGCCAAAATCCAAAAAGAgtactattttcaaaaaagtagcACTAAATTTCATTGAATCTGCCTTTCATCACAATCTACATGcagatttcaatattttcacgAAACAGCGAGAAAAAACATTgcaagtttatcaaaataatttacagTTTATTGCTATTTATTTTGAGCTGGGATCACTTATTCAATactattaaatgcattatttttctataaattatttattatattttttaaatttttatttgtggcaaaatattcttttttaaagcaaatatcagttttatcaAAAAACTGTTCAAGGTTATTTTAATGATTCACTGGGTTATTTTTGGTTCATTCTCATTCCCTGTGAAATCAAAGAGGAAAGACTGGCCTCGCAAATCATAAATAGGAACTGTAAATGCATGGttcatgttataaaaaaatcatataaaaaaattgtcttcaGATCTTTGGATAGcgctagccacaataatgcaggTTTAGAgaacttttgtaaaatttggACATTCATTATGCTCCCCTTCAGGTTCAGTCACCAAAACAAAAaacgtcaaagactctgaagcagctgtttatattatatagacTAGGTGCAGTGCCTAAGCTATCATGATAGTATGTATGCCATAGTGAAGACATACTTTTCTGGCATCAAATGTACcaaatcaacaaaaaaataattaaagaaagtTGTTTATGCAAACTGATAACCAAAATTCAATTGTTAAACGTGTTTCCATGTTGTGACAAGGGAAGGGGGACCACTGCGTATTAAGAGGTTGCTGCTACATTGATTAAACTATTGCCTGCTTCGTTAAAATTTATAACCTTAAAAGaaggttaataaataaatatttaatgttctGTAAAGATGAAAGATGAATCAATTAAAGAGCTTTATCCGACAAAACATTATGTCGACAATGTCTATCAagtaataaactttaaaaggtTACGTTTCTTGCACATCTTTGAGTTGCAGACAACACGTTCTAAatcttaaatatcaaattgtttattCTCCAGCAGCCTGGATTTCAGTAACCCAGAgactgattaaaaaaatattttaagaaaaaaatatacacatccACACGAAAATCAAAACTATAAATTTCAACTGTTAgtcaatttattttactttgcGTGATTTTAACGCAAACAATATTCGAACattcatttatgataattataaaatgacatttaccgctttttaactattttaagaGTTATGAtcgaagggtgctgcaccctatCCGGTTTCAGTTCCACCCttttgtcctcattgagaccaAAATTGGGgcactttttttcttttatacaatGCAGAATGAAACGTTTAagacttttaaatatttcttttgattaaaactttttatatgataataaatacgTACTGTTACAGACTTGACATAAATAACAATGTCTTGTTTTTTAATCACCCTTTGACCATAATAGAGatcagcatgggcacccttttgctttcatataataaaatgtttaagactgtcaaatatttcttttgattaaaacttattttatgttaataaatacatttggcAATGAATACCtaataatacttttaataatCACAAGTGACAACAGTTTCtgtttattatatcatttcagTTCTTCACATTCTAATAAAATTAGCCCTTCTTGCcttaattatataacatatcatatattatattttcaccGACTACATTTGATATTGCTAAAGCTAAACTTTAACAGTGGTAATATTTAAGATAGCTAATGTACCCTCCCACCCCTGGGCTGAAATAACCTCTTGACCACGTATCTGCCACAACAATCCACTTGGCTATCGATTGCTCTGACGTGTGTTTGCCATTCGATGTGATTTAATATATCCAGATTCTGCgttacataattataagaaGAGGGCCATGACCACCCTATATAAATCGCTCACCAGagtctgggaccaataacaaggTAATCATACTCACGGCCTGaggaaaagttttaaaactttgtattgTTATGAGAATGAATGACTTTATCGGTTTCTGGCGAAGTAACTAGGGATTAAACTTTGATCAAGTATTGTAAAATCTTGTAGTGGTTAAGGTCATCCAGGCACAacagtgatatttgttttcactaGGTCCATTtgtcattgctgtagcttcaaaaataaaaaagtaggtaAAATGTCACAGTATAGtgcatccgaggacaacattgatatgtgTTTGCAAAACTGCACATATGGTCTAGATACCATTTCATATAGCTCAAAATATAAGAACGTAGGTCAAAAAGTTACACTTAGGTCATCCGAAGACGACATTGATAAGTGTTTTTAGAACTATACTCATGATCCAAATtgcattgctgtagctttaaacataagaaagtaggtcaaaaggtcaaagtcaatgtcaaccaagcacaacattgatatttgtacaCATGATCCACGCCTTTATGATTTTACATACAACATATAAAGGGTCTGGGTCTAGTGGATCAGACgagaagatttttttaaaattttcttatACAAGTCTACAGGAAACTTGCGACACCCCAAGCGGGGCCACAGTTTTTATCCTATGGGCACGATTTGAAGAAACTTGATTGAGGATCTTTATGATACGTATACATTATCAAGGGTCTGGGCCTAGATGTTTCAGAAGAAGGATTTCAAAGATTTCCCTGTATATGTACGTATGTATGAAACTGTTCATCCCCGGGGtggggccagttttgaccccagaaCAAACATGGTAGAAGACCACAAGACGATgtaacacaccaaatatttcAGCTCTATGCCTCATGGTTTTTGTCAAAAAGGTTATTAGTTAAAGTcggttttttttttcctttcggTTTTCATGGCAGCCAGAGTTCTGcactgaaattaatattttgaacagtGAACATCCCAGTGAAGTTTCATCTTAATTGGCGAAGCGGTTTCGGAAAAGATGTTGTTAATGTAGCAAGTATTGACGAACAGAAGGACGCCGGACGGTGGGAAAAGCTCACCTGAGGAATACAGAACTAATAAAATAATGCACAGTACATCAGCATGCACCATTTATGACTTAGTGGTGACTAGTATTAAACCTGCAAGCCATTGGTCGACTGTTTTTCTGACTCttatataatttgatttatCCTATCCATtcgttattaaaataattattgttacgatttatttttagatttttcatAGTTATAGATACTTTTATTCCTCTATGACAATAAGGAGCACAAATACTCTTcataaaactttgaaaacaccgtttgtgttaaacatgtgaacaaTTTGAACTTTATTTTTGGGTACGTTTCAGCCAGGTGAGATATGGACGACACAAATTAGCAATTAATAAATTATCTAGGACCAATAATAACACACTCCTAGACATAATCCATTTACTACatttagacaaaacaaatacGGACATTAAATACTTTTGGTTcaacctgggaccaataataacaaaatataacatatactgGTAGTTCACTTGCTGTAATATATCATACGTatacatttttatcacatgcttacccttgttttccgtgtaatatacccattacgaatatttttatcttacacatgtgtaagataacctatcagacatttcgattggccagactaatcacacgcaacctagatatccctccgcattgtttgtaaacaaaatggtttaaatgacagcaaatacttaccgtaataatgaagctgtaagactttcgggagagaaatggctaacgaatcatagtgccagaaagcatcttgtacacaaactttctgataacaatgttccgccaaccagataatgcagattactagtcacagaaatatccagtcagtcaacaaatacagccacaatagtgacaaacaccacaagaacatttcaaacatctccatcttgaccaacacaagcaatatgcaatcaatgccatttgcttgccaatttaatcagctgtcggttaccgaaaacacaaatacgaattccgcagcacagacatctcattacacatcccatggcggctagaacatcatgttctctggaaacattgctggtggaaattaactttttcaacagcaacatccatgcagtacagagtaaggtTTCGTcgttatcatctgcatgttgtgaaacgccatgtacaccaagaaaacgctgcaaaatcatcgtagaaagcgacagcgaataacttttaaatccgtgcacacagaaaacttgacagaccgatttaggtcacataaaccgcgtgaatgcatgtactctgagtgtgacgtcatcaaattgtgtacttattgggatttttggttaaaatcgtttgttattcatgttgttggatattttactacacacttttgtatttgtgacttcttaagcgctttatcagcttttaaaacttgataactgctagttacttttgtcattttaatttggaactatttatatggcacatcgttgacattctactctgagtactttggctgtcaaacaatcggttcagaaaacagaacttaattggtaataaaaacaccgttttaagcatgtgataaaaaagatctgacactcgttgtcatttaattcaagaattttattaaactcgtccatgaaagttgttagtaagctcgccagaggctcgcttactaacaaatttcatgaactcgtttaataaaatcttgtattaaatgacaacttgtgtcagatcctatatgtGTTGATCACcttacaaaaatatgtaatcTCACATATAAGACAATTTAGCCTGTTACCTATGTATAAAACCATCTTAAAGTTGTGCACATGTGattaaaaaaggtaaaacagCTAATTTTAGTATTTGAAAATTTCATAACTGGTAATGGTTTCTGCGCAGAGGATTGGGAATTTCGAACTAAAAGTGCGGTGCTCCGCCAAATACACTTTATTATCCTGTCGGTAGATTTTCTTGGATGTAATTAATGTTTGGCACGAAAATAAAGAGGctgaaattttgataaaatgcacatttaatTCATTGGTATCTTGAAAATATAACTGCATTGAATGCATTCTTAGAGTATTTTATATTGGTAAGTTATAAGCCCAATGTTGATTATAT
This genomic stretch from Mya arenaria isolate MELC-2E11 chromosome 10, ASM2691426v1 harbors:
- the LOC128206272 gene encoding zinc finger and BTB domain-containing protein 24-like isoform X2, whose amino-acid sequence is MGATELEDVREMPGFTTIVKTVFKCLIQQLVEFLAEYTGDEALVLTACVADNTVSHLASSFGDRFLDGQTDLKAQFLRHCIRKKYKSKEDSMVQGYRENSKENSMVQGYRENSQLGYRENSQLGYRKNSQLFRNDGKGRNNGNIVQHCPNEVEQHKEVEGMSGSSKNRKTRRRLFRNRHLGNRPLATSSPVRKLAKLAVNKSTEFEDGENTSFEVDSELESIKGVDVNVPPLGEESGRGKENEGLIQVEDELPSLRIVDVMTLKRAGISDDTASSLEVEVGEVPKTARKSEKEGPQELDSSSITFYVVESNNATCPEDCKKIIENAQKHSKTVWNTPDVRETTPVQQPCPKRQYCAYKESNPVPGELLQSKGCLMHSCHICGKMFMARTYLEAHIEDIHTDENRNHTCQQCAKVFQTKMALCVHTINEHPVKHTCDFCGLVCDTKSTLSDHMMNEHVSKAYTCPKPGCGKTFGYVSSLKRHEVLCHSKASTPKLSFTCQKCHKVLGSRESLADHIQGVHKEGKLYVCGCGKTSGWRSTHVRHRKACKFGNIRLQQNHTKQLIEDKTRL
- the LOC128206272 gene encoding zinc finger protein 135-like isoform X1 produces the protein MGATELEDVREMPGFTTIVKTVFKCLIQQLVEFLAEYTGDEALVLTACVADNTVSHLASSFGDRFLDGQTDLKAQFLRHCIRKKYKSKEDSMVQGYRENSKENSMVQGYRENSQLGYRENSQLGYRKNSQLFRNDGKGRNNGNIVQHCPNEVEQHKEVEGMSGSSKNRKTRRRLFRNRHLGNRPLATSSPVRKLAKLAVNKSTEFEDGENTSFEVDSELESIKGVDVNVPPLGEESGRGKENEGLIQVEDELPSLRIVDVMTLKRAGISDDTASSLEVEVGEVPKTARKSEKEGPQELDSSSITFYVVESNNATCPEDCKKIIGIDSENAQKHSKTVWNTPDVRETTPVQQPCPKRQYCAYKESNPVPGELLQSKGCLMHSCHICGKMFMARTYLEAHIEDIHTDENRNHTCQQCAKVFQTKMALCVHTINEHPVKHTCDFCGLVCDTKSTLSDHMMNEHVSKAYTCPKPGCGKTFGYVSSLKRHEVLCHSKASTPKLSFTCQKCHKVLGSRESLADHIQGVHKEGKLYVCGCGKTSGWRSTHVRHRKACKFGNIRLQQNHTKQLIEDKTRL